The following coding sequences lie in one Sorghum bicolor cultivar BTx623 chromosome 6, Sorghum_bicolor_NCBIv3, whole genome shotgun sequence genomic window:
- the LOC110436465 gene encoding uncharacterized protein LOC110436465, whose product MATGWDYGSNSSWLLAAGWEPWDGSSWPAPGDLWSGVLDEAERAPAGVACWMQPASVGRGDGVEAGVGRGDEVEGVHAAERATAGAACWTQPKGRRPRLRVGCSQAGVSRGDEVEASVGQGGWGLGRGGGADGASAGADACVGRREGWATGWRWASAGANGASAGEVGRMGRRPGRMRASGIGRWGGWVVGRGGCVCRGG is encoded by the exons ATGGCCACCGGATGGGACTATGGGAGCAACAGCAGCTGGCTGCTGGCGGCTGGGTGGGAACCGTGGGATGGGAGCAGCTGGCCGGCGCCTGG GGACCTCTGGAGCGGCGTGCTGGACGAAGCCGAACGGGCGCCGGCCGGGGTGGCGTGCTGGATGCAGCCAGCGAGCGTCGGCCGGGGTGACGGGGTGGAGGCGGGCGTCGGCCGGGGCGACGAGGTGGAGGGGGTGCACGCAGCTGAACGGGCGACGGCCGGGGCGGCGTGCTGGACGCAGCCAAAGGGACGCCGGCCGAGGCTGCGTGTTGGATGCAGCCAGGCGGGCGTCAGCCGGGGCGATGAGGTGGAGGCGAGCGTCGGTCAGGGCGGATGGGGCCTCGGCAGGGGAGGTGGGGCGGATGGGGCGTCGGCCGGGGCGGATGCGTGCGTCGGGCGTCGGGAGGGGTGGGCGACGGGGTGGAGGTGGGCGTCGGCCGGGGCGAATGGGGCCTCGGCAGGGGAGGTGGGGCGGATGGGGCGTCGGCCGGGGCGGATGCGTGCGTCGGGCATCGGGAGGTGGGGCGGATGGGTCGTCGGCCGGGGCGGATGCGTGTGTCGGGGCGGATGA